In a genomic window of Gadus macrocephalus chromosome 9, ASM3116895v1:
- the LOC132464680 gene encoding transcription initiation factor TFIID subunit 4-like, giving the protein MAGASDPLEDMLFNEVDEKAVSDLVGSLESQLGNQKTSTASYSENKGEGPSGAVKQFSGKVRDQVGSLEQPQQGHPKAGLNQEPSANEALPNKILASTTSSVTTGSVINAGSNLQTLGASPTISHVPGSVTLATPSAAASFNRATALGSAGTSVVTAPNPNIITTTGLRAASPGLQSLNGNTGGVKLVNAPAIAPQAGANSVISTVSAGSSNIIVSMSSQPNFTVPQSSVASTITLPRHPSPLSSLSQNGVDPKGSPLITQGVASSTVTTSQVMNHNNPLMHTKMLVPNQPVSGNSVILGSTPPPAANSPISQTVTSTTVTLAAGMKPAVNGVGQPAVTIVRHPTTPVMATSIQQQRPGLVANTTRTAAPQIAVRPQQQTTIQLPPGFTIPPGMVLVRTETGQLVMVPQQVLAQAQAKSQQGQAVSNISPRPATPTAGATIRVSAPSPLPGTTQTVRLASPNQPRMVQAGSPSPSVVQAITVAPAGAGVSGKMSNPPPKPGTVITTGGHALAKPVGVQPGLAMAGGTPGTGVSPAAPRTAIVSQEMQENVKKCKNFLATLIKLASHNSPSPDTSKNVKTLVQDLLDAKIEPEEFTSRLQAELKSSPQPYLIPFLKKSLPALRQSLLNNQQSLMASGNAPTQVSPAATSTIRARLPNSPVMTPVRTPTPLVNNTAMGVRRQALPAVQTRMPMVITQTLRTPGPVVRGPSIIAGKSPANLAVQANQKKLSDPGGGFRDDDDINDVASMAGVNLNEENARILATSSELVGTKIRSCKDEAFLPTGLLHRRILDTAKKLGVTEVPAEVVNYISHATQSRLRSLLEKVSAVAQHRGEGGKDEEWAEQSSDVRAQLRFFEQLERMEKQRKDDQEREILLKAAKSRARQEDPEQARLKAKAKEMQQQEQAQIRQRDANLTALAAIGPRKRRKMDSPGSSNAGAEVASSSGSGNSPGGSSSRQQLRTRITRVNLRDFIFCLEQERTTSRSLLLYKALLK; this is encoded by the exons ATGGCGGGAGCCTCCGACCCACTGGAGGACATGCTCTTCAATGAGGTAGATGAGAAAGCAGTTAGCGACTTAGTTGGCTCTTTGGAATCACAACTTGGTAATCAAAAGACTTCTACTGCTTCGTATTCCGAGAATAAAGGAGAGGGACCTTCGGGCGCTGTCAAACAGTTCTCAGGGAAAGTGCGTGATCAAGTGGGGTCTCTGGAGCAGCCACAACAAGGGCATCCAAAAGCGGGGTTAAATCAGGAACCTAGCGCCAATGAGGCTCTCCCGAACAAAATACTCGCATCTACTACCTCTTCCGTTACCACCGGGAGCGTTATAAACGCTGGATCTAATTTACAAACACTTGGGGCATCTCCTACTATTTCTCATGTACCGGGATCCGTAACTTTGGCGACTCCGTCTGCAGCTGCTAGCTTCAACAGGGCTACTGCTCTGGGTTCGGCGGGCACATCGGTAGTGACCGCTCCTAACCCAAACATCATCACAACGACGGGTCTAAGGGCTGCTTCCCCTGGATTACAAAGTTTAAACGGCAACACCGGAGGTGTGAAGTTGGTGAACGCACCCGCCATCGCTCCACAAGCCGGAGCCAACAGTGTCATAAGTACTGTTAGTGCTGGTAGCTCCAATATTATCGTGTCCATGTCCTCCCAGCCTAACTTTACTGTACCACAGTCGTCGGTGGCTTCTACAATCACATTACCGAGACACCCTAGCCCATTGTCGAGTTTGTCCCAGAATGGTGTAGACCCTAAGGGttcccctctcattacccaagGTGTAGCTTCCTCTACGGTCACTACATCTCAGGTCATGAATCACAACAACCCTCTCATGCATACGAAGATGTTGGTGCCCAATCAACCTGTTTCTGGAAACTCTGTAATTCTCGGCAGTACTCCGCCACCTGCAGCTAACTCACCCATCAGCCAGACCGTGACAAGTACCACTGTCACACTTGCGGCTGGTATGAAACCAGCCGTCAACGGAGTTGGTCAGCCGGCGGTGACCATAGTGAGGCACCCCACAACGCCTGTAATGGCAACGTCAATCCAGCAGCAGAGACCAGGGCTGGTTGCAAACACCACAAGGACTGCTGCGCCTCAGATAGCAGTCAGACCTCAACAGCAGACTACCATTCAACTTCCTCCGGGATTTACCATACCTCCAG gcATGGTTCTGGTGCGTACTGAGACGGGCCAGTTGGTGATGGTCCCCCAGCAGGTTCTGGCCCAGGCACAGGCAAAGAGCCAACAGGGCCAGGCGGTGTCCAACATCTCCCCCAGGCCTGCCACCCCAACAGCCGGCGCCACCATCCGAGTCAGCGCCCCCAGTCCG CTTCCCGGTACAACCCAGACTGTCCGCCTGGCCTCCCCAAATCAGCCCAGAATGGTTCAGGCCggttccccctctccctccgttGTACAG GCCATCACAGTGGCGCCCGCTGGAGCCGGCGTCTCGGGGAAGATGAGCAACCCTCCCCCCAAGCCCGGGACGGTGATCACCACGGGGGGGCATGCGCTGGCCAAGCCTGTGGGGGTCCAGCCCGGCCTCGCCATGGCCGGTGGGACGCCAGGGACGGGCGTCTCCCCCGCCGCGCCCCGCACAGCCATAGTGTCACAA GAGATGCAGGAAAACGTGAAGAAATGTAAAAACTTCCTGGCGACACTGATCAAGCTGGCATCCCATAATTCCCCCTCCCCGGATACCTCCAAGAATGTGAAGACCCTGGTGCAGGATCTACTC GATGCGAAGATTGAGCCTGAGGAGTTCACCAGCCGCCTGCAGGCTGAACTCAAGTCCTCACCTCAACCCTACCTCATCCCCTTCCTCAAG AAAAGCCTTCCCGCGCTGCGCCAGTCTCTGCTCAACAACCAACAGTCTCTAATGGCCTCCGGCAACGCCCCCACCCAAGTGTCCCCGgccgccacctccaccatcagagCCCGGCTCCCCAACAGCCCCGTCATGACCCCCGTCAGGACGCCCACGCCGCTCGTAAACAACACCGCCATG GGTGTCAGGAGACAAGCGCTCCCGGCAGTCCAGACCCGCATGCCCATGGTCATCACCCAGACCCTCAGAaccccag GTCCAGTTGTGAGGGGACCTTCTATCATAGCAGGTAAAAGTCCTGCTAACTTGGCagtgcaagccaatcagaagaaGCTGAGTGACCCAGGGGGCGGTTTCAG AGACGACGACGACATCAACGACGTGGCCTCCATGGCCGGGGTCAACCTCAACGAGGAGAACGCCCGTATCCTAGCAACCAGCTCCGAGCTGGTGGGCACCAAGATCCGCTCCTGCAAGGACGAGGCCTTCCTGCCCACCGGCCTGCTGCACCGTCGCATCCTCGACACAG CCAAGAAGTTGGGTGTGACCGAGGTGCCGGCCGAGGTGGTGAACTACATTTCCCATGCCACCCAGTCGCGATTGCGCTCCTTGCTGGAGAAGGTGTCGGCGGTGGCTCAGCACCGCGGGGAAGGCGGGAAG GACGAGGAGTGGGCGGAGCAGTCCTCAGACGTCCGCGCTCAGCTGCGCTTCTTCGAGCAGCTGGAGCGCATGGAGAAGCAGAGGAAGGACGACCAGGAGAGGGAGATTCTACTCAAAGCAGCCAAG AGTCGTGCCCGCCAGGAAGATCCTGAACAGGCCCGACTCAAGGCTAAGGCTAAAGAG atgcagcagcaggagcaggctCAGATCCGCCAGCGAGACGCCAACCTCACCGCCCTGGCCGCCATCGGGCCCCGAAAGAGACGCAAGATGGACTCACCAGGGTCCTCCAACGCCGGGGCGGAG